TGGCCCCTGAGGGCTTCCAGCTTCTGGTAGAGATTCTCCCTCTGCTGCTGGATGTCCGTGTTTTCGATCCTGACCTGCTCCTGGAGTTTGAGCAGCTGCTTGCGCTGCTCGCTGATGTGCTCCTCCTGCATGGTCCGCTCGCGCGACCATTCCGCCTTCTCCTTGGACAGCCGATCCTGCAGGTTGCGCAACTCCTCCAGCCGCTGGTTGTGACTGGCCTTGTGCTGGAATTTGGCCAAAGTGGCCGATGAGGAGCCGAAAGGAGCCGATGTCAGGGCCGTCCCGCTGCGACTGGCTTTGATCTCGGCCAGGAAATCGTTGCGCAACGACTCAAAGGCCGTCGCTTGACTGGACAACAGACACAGGAGCGTGCTGACGTTGTGGACCAGCTCCAATCCCATCGCCTGTTGGTCGCCGTTCAACTGCAAGACGGGCGGAGTCTGGGCCGACCAGGAAGCCGGTTGttcgttggttgttgttgttgtcgtcgactCGACGGCCGTCAAATCAGTGGCCGACTTCTTCTTGACGCAGCCCTTCTCCTTGCCGTTCTGGTCGAATCCGCCGAACGTTTCGGCCCGTTTGGGCAGCAGAGGCATCGAGAACGTGTCGCTGTGTCTCTCGCCCACCGAGCTGACGCTGCGCGACAAGTTCCAGTTGGCGGCCGCGTTGCTGGAGAGGAGCAAACCCAATAGGCGGCAGAGTTCCGTCATGGCCTGCGACAGCGTTTCTTTGGCCTGGGCAGACTGGAATCCCTGCTCGACCAGGTGACTGTATTTGGGCGGGGCGCTGTCCGAGCCCAGGAGGAGCCAGGAGCTGGTGCTGTCCTCGTTGTTGGCCAGCAGCTCCACCAGCTCGCAAAAGGTGGCCATCTTCTCTTCCAGCAAACTGCCCAGCTGTCGATCCTTCTCCCTCAGGGTGGCGATCAGCTGGCGGGTTTTAATGTCCTGGGCCTCGCGGATTTTGCGCTGCTCCTCGCCTTCGCTCACGTTCCCTTCCTCGTCTTCCGGACACTGTTCCACGGCCGCCCGGATCGTATCGATCCAGATGCGCTTCTCGCGCGGATTCTGGCACTGCAGCTCGTACATTTCCGGCTCGTCCGGATTGGAACTGATCAAGTAAATGCTCCGCGTGTCCTGGCCGCCGGCTTTCTCGCGGACTAATAATTTTTGCAGCGAAATGACTCCAGCCtggatttaattgaattagattcgattaatttaaatgggaaattattattaaattaggGGGGCGGTGGTACCTTGTTGTCCTGAGTGACGAAATGGAATTTTTGGTTCGACTCCTGAAGGAAGAAAACAACGTCCGAGAGGACGACGACCGTGACCAGTTGGACTTTGCCCCTGGCGTGATTGAGATAGGCCACGCCCTCGAACATGAGCCGCCGGTTGCTGGAGAGGAGGTccgactttttgaactttttgttCTTGTAGGTGGTGGCCGATTTGGCGTCGATCTTGTTGTAGACTTCAATCAGCCTCAACTTGCGCTCCTTTTCGGCCACTTGGGCGTTGACTCCAATCAAAATGTCCTGGCAGGATCGATCGAAATAAATTGAAAGTTAATTGGGGAAACATTCGGGTGAGCGGTTGGATCTTTTCCCAGCGAACCTTGACGAATCCGAGGACTTGCTGGAGTTTGAGACACTCTTCCGGCTGCTCCCTGGACGTCTTGATGAGCGGATCGATGAGGAGCGGATACTTGGTGATGCGCTGCGTGACAAAGAGAATGCACTCGGGGATGCCCTTCTTCTTGCACAGCGGATtcaacgtgcactggcgggcgaAAGCGGCAAACTTGCGATCCTCCTTGATCATCTCCTTGTACATGGACACCGCCTCCTGGTGGCGGCTGCAAAATTCGCCGTACAGAGAGCGCAGCTGGTCGCCCAGCAGACCGGAGAACTGGACCCGCAGAATGTCCTCGATGGTCGACACGATCGACTCCTGACGCTGGCGCTGCCTCAGGCGGCGCAGGAACTGCAGGTGGTACTCAATCAGCTCCTCCAGGCAAGGAAAGATCCTGTCGACCGTCTCCGAACTCAGCCGCATCTCCCTCCGCATTCCTTCGGCGAAAATCTGAATCCAGCAAATGGATTAAGGTTATAACATTTTTGGgcttgaaatgatttaagtttaattattcCACCTTTTGCATGACTTTGAGCGTGAGGCAGTGATGTTTCTCGGTGATGATAAACTCGTAAATGTGCTCCTGTCGTTTGATTTCCTTCTCCTTCAATTTCTTTGAGATTTTCTTGTCGACCGTGCCCACCCAGGCCTCGGCCTCTTCGTCCAGGATGCCCAGCTCGGGGTCCAGATCCAAGTCTTTGATATCGGCAGCATTGAAAACTGTTTTGgattcaaaagagaaaatgaattttttaaaaatctaaaaaagagcgggaaatttgaaaattaattattacctCCTTCGATGGTGTCGTGTCCGTCTCCTTCGTTGGTTCTGCAACCaaccaataaaacaaaaaagggaaaattaataaaaaagaaagaaattacttccacgaaatgaaaaagaaatggaatgaacACTCACGCATGACTGGGTTGATCCTCGCTGGGAGTATTGCTCGGATCATTGGGATCCTTGTCGGCGCCGGCCCCGCATTTGCTTCAattaccaaaaagaaaagaaacaaaaaaatccaatttcaaattagaacgagaagaaaagaaaatgagaaaaaacaatcaacaacAAGTTCAAGATCTAAAACACCAGGGGGCTCTGCATTCGTCACGATCGTGCGGGGGAGACCACATTCACGACATTTGGCTGGACCGAAAATTACCACAAGGGATTGTCATGTCATGCAAATGATTCatttaaaccaaaaaattaaaaaattaagacacgaaaaattaaaattgaaaaattgggaaattgGCAATCCAGGACGGGCGGACGGACAGACAAGAGACCAATGGGTTCCGTTGGCTTAAAAAATTCGTCGTGCACAACATCCAAACGAACATTGACATCGACGTGTGTTTGGTGTGTTGGTTTGTGTCGAGTGTGTTTATTACGTACTTGACGCCGAGTTTAGCGGCGACGCGCTTCCACTGCGACCGTTGCGACAAGCCGCTGAGCTTGCTAACGGCGCTGGCCAAGGccagtcaattttttttcaaaagaacaaGCCCAGTCAAGataaaaggagaaacaaacaagagagagaaagatgaaATCCAACACTTTTGCCATcgggcgggaaattcaaattccaaatttaaaatttgggagggaaaatgttcgttttttaaatgaattgaatgaaaTTGATTTGAGAATTTAATTGGCTACCTGTTGCCGAAGAGCGGACTAGCGATGGGGGTGCTGGGCGTCTGTGAGGAGGAGGCCGGCGTGTTGGTGGCGgccgtcgacgatgaattgGACGACGACGGCAGGGTGGAGCCGATCGACTGGGCCACCGACCAGGtgctgccgccgctgctgttgGCACTCGATCCGGCCGTCACGTGATTGTTGGTGGCCGACAGTCCGGCGGAAGTGGCGGCCGACGAGGACGACACCGAGTAGTAGAGGGAGGAGCCGGCCGACGAAGCGTTGGAGGCCGTGAAAGCGGCGGCCCCGACGGCCGAGTGCGACGACTGGAGTTTGGCGTGCCCGGAGCCCGTCAGGTTGGCCAGCGACGAGACTTTCGATCCCAGCGGAATGCTCTTGGGCACTTTGAACCGGGTGCAGTCGCTGACCTGGTCGCGACATGAGTTCTCGTGGACGGTGATGGCGCAGCTCTCGCAGCGCAGGGCCGCCTTGTTGGTCAGCGATTTGGAGCAAACGTCACACGGCTGGGAATTCGAATGGCAAACGGGCACAAACTGGTGCGGCTGCTTCAATTTGCTCTTGTCCTTTTCCTTGTCCTTGtccttttgaattgaaattttaaaaaaattaaaaatttgagcaaaaattccggaatccggaattccggaatttaattttaaaaaataccttgCGCTTGCGGAAGAAGATGCTGCCGCGCTTCCGTCTCTTGGAAGAattggcgtcgtcgtcgttctcgAACCCCGGcctgtgaaaaaataaaattccgtcACGTGAGGTTTGAAAATTGaagggaaaaatagaaaaatcacgCGACATTCCGTTGGAtgtgggaaaaataaaataaaataaaaatgaaaataataaacaaaaaacttacTCGGCGACGAAACTGCCAAGAGAATAACGGGACGAGACGTGATCGTGactgaggtggtggtggtggttcaaATGCAATTCAGAGTCGTCATCGGTTTCGCTCTCCAAACCAGTGTACGACGAAATACGGGGGAACGaactgaacaacaacaacaacaacaacatccattCAATTGGCGTGTGGGTTGGGATGAGGGGCGTggcgaaaattaaaaataaaaaacgaacaaaattGAGGTCAAAAACTgaaccaaaaaggaaaatgaaagaaaaagtttgaaaaattacgAAGTTGGTCCAGCCGCTGTGGCCGTCATCAGGATGCCCTGAGTTTCCTTGGCCATCATTCCGGCGGCGGAAGCGCCGGGTCCGACGGAAGCGCCAATGATAGTGGCGGCCATGGTGGCGGATGCCGCACTGCTGGCCGAATTGGAACCGCCCGCCGAGTTTTTGATGCTCGACAAAGTCAGGGCCGTCAAATTGGACCCGTCCTTGACGGCCAGGATCGACGGAGTGGAAATGGATTTCTGTAGCGTCAAAATGCGCGGCGACAGCCACTTGGATGGATCGCCGTCCcgcccgccaccaccgccatcCTTGGACATTCCGCGCGGTTTTGTCGGCAGCGCCGGAATCAACTggatgaaattttcaaatagacAATTAAATGATTCAAATGTAATTATTAAATGACTCGAATCGACTTACGGGAAATCCCATGTCGTTGAGTGAGTGGGTCGAGTGCCGTCCGGCCAGGACTTTGAGTTCGCCGGACGACAGAGCCGACGACGAGGTGGTAATTCCGGCCTGTCGGGCCCTTGACGAATGACCGCCACCTCCTCCGGCGGCGTCTTGCTCGTTATCCGTGTCGCCGCTGCTCAAACTGATGCTCCTTGTCCGTCCGCCGACTCCATCCagagctcctcctcctccggccTCTTCTGCGTGCAAAGTGGGAGACAATTAAAACTTTTACATTTCTCCTCCGGTCGGCCGGTCGGCCATCTCGGCTCCTGGACGGGAAGAAGATGTGTGCATACCGTAAGTGATGCCACATGTGCCTCCGGCTGACGCCAATCCCATCTCGTCCACTTCCCACGGGCTGGCCCAGCTGCGTCGCCGCTTCGATCCGTTGGCCAGGCCGGCCTTGTGACTGGGCCCTCCATCTCCTCCGACTGTGGAATAAAATTAACAACAACCCAGCCGAcggaataaaagaataaattagtgagtgagggaaaagaaaagtggacGTCAACGGGAGAAAAAACGCCTTCCGGCTCCTACCCCAATAATGAGCGGCCATTCCGGGCGGAGTGGGCGAGTCCCAATCGGCCAGCGTGGCTCCCAGCCAATCTGCCTCGTTGTTATTGCCATTTCCGTGGCCAGCCAATCCAGTCGCAACTCCTCCTTGTCCACCACCGCCGTTTCCGCTCAGCGATGGGCAGGAAAGGCTCCAGTTGCATCCAGCGCCGACTCCTCCGTAGCGAAGTCTCCTGCCCACCTGCGACTGCacatttaatttcaaacaagaaaaacaaaagttaaatggctgaaatcaaatgaaaaatctctGCTGGGCTCCTTATTCGTTTCCCTCTCCACTCTCCCCTTAATGACATTTCCAACCTTCCGGGCGGATGCTAAAAAGGAAGCGGCAGCCGTTGGCAAGTTCCCAATTCCCGACGAGATGATCAAATGAAACGATAATTGAATGAAAACCTCCCAGTCAAGTCAAAATTCCAACTCCTCCCTGGGCTCCTTTCTCCTCACCCTGGACAAACCGGAATCAAGGAGCCAAGGAAAGTCAAAAGTTGTTAAGTGCTTTTACGGGGCAACTGGGGGTTGGGTGCGGATCGATTGGTGGTGGATGGGAGTACTTGCTGCCATCTTGATTTTCATTAAGCAACAGATATCTCCTCAAAGGAGCTGGGGGTAGGAGAATAGGAGCCGTCTCTCAACTCCGACTGTTTTATTGTTGTATGTAAAACGAGGAGTCGGCCAATAGTCTCCCATGTCATCGCACCGTTTCTGCGTGTGTGTGGGGTGGTGCTCCTGGGAAGAGAGACCCTGGGCCGGCATCCGCGTTTGTTTCGCACACAGACGGGGAGGATAATACACAAGAGCCGGCGGATATTCCAGACGGCCACTGGAGTGTGTGTAGAGAGACCAACTAGGAGCCATACACAGTGTGTGTAAAGAGATACGACTCCTAGTCGTAGTAGAAAGGCCCCACCAAAGATCAATAGGAACTCGTTAGTGAAAATGGGGTGGGGgaagctccttttttttgggcTCCTGACTTTTATGTGCACACAAGGAGCCGAGGAGTAAAAAGGCAAGGAGGACAGCTGACAGCTGTTGACTCTTTTGTAATTGGAAGCGCCAGGAGCTCTGGCCACACACACGCGACTGCAAGGAGGACATGTTCGCCTCCTTATACCTGGGCGACGGCCAGGATTTTGCAAATATTCTGGCGGGGATGTGAGCGTCTCTTTCATGCAAAAAAGTCCCTGAACAATGAGTACACCCTGAACTCCTTTTGTTGATCAAAGCGATCCTGGTCCTCTCACTGGGCGACCAACACCGCAAAACACACAAGACACTGTCGAGCTCCTTGGGCTCCTTGATCAGGAGCCATACAAGGACCTTGTTGCGTGACGTCAAAACGATCCTTCCCCCCACGTCACGAGCAAAACTACACACAGGGAATATGTACAGGATCTGTTCTTGTGCCAATGGGTGGTTTCCATCATCCCAAAATGTCCAACAATGAGGAGATGAAAACAATCGGCTCCTCCTcatcatttccctttttgacTTTGGCAGACGCAACTCCTTTTGTTTCATCctcttttttaagaaataggagcccagttgaaaaataaggagACGGAATGGGGGAATGGTTCGAGTTGTGAAACTGACAAAAGAATGTCAAGAGTTTTCATCTTCTCCtgggcctttttttctcttttcatttttctcctttttatgtTGAAAGGAGCTCGACCTTCTGCTCCTGTTTGACGCGAAGGGGAATAAaagtatttttctctctttaagGATTTTGTTTGACACGACGGGATCGATCCGTTTCTTTATTCTCCCCCCGTTATTCTTGTAATGTTGAATGACGACCAGTTAGGAGCTAATCAGTGACTCCTCACGTCCGATGCTTTCGCCCAGTACTAGACCCAGTAATGGCTTCATTTAAGAAAACACGGGGGAACGCCCAATTCTCGGCTGATTTTCTTCGAGTGAATCCCGCACCGTTTCccagtcaaaataaaataaaataggagaccgactgaaaaatgtgttttctaCTACTgcggaaaaaggaagaaagggTATTTTTTGGGGGACTCAAATCCAACTGGAGCGGAATCGATTCGAGATGCTTCTCCTCTCCAGTGCCGAGTCGAGAGGAAAATGGCGTCCTCCTCCGCACACATACTCCTCCTATAGTTCCTAGTCGCAAtttaatctttttcttctttcttctagtTTTACAAAATGGTTCGACGAGTAGCAGGGAAATCAGGAGCTGCTTCTGTCAACCCAAAAAAATCCAGGAGCGCTCCTTTTATCTTTGGCTCAAGGTGGGTGGCCCGCCCAATGCAAATAACTGGCGAAAAACGATTCACGCAGGCTGGGCGCCTGGGATTCGagcaaaagttttttgttttcttccccgTTAGGATCTCTCGAGGGAAAGAAGAGAGTCAAAgggaggagaaaaagagagacaatACGGTTGGCAAATGATAATGACAAAGGagctgagaagaagaaggagccacCAGAGAGATGAGAGCAGAGCTTTAAGTCATCATTAAGGAgcctgaaaagaaagaaagagaaagatgaAGGAAATACGAGTGGCTCctgtcgtctgctgctgctgcgaccCAACCCGCCCAAATCCGCTAATCGATGCCGTGGTGCCCAACTCTCCTCTCTCGCCTTAACGAGCAACTAAACGCAAACCAGCACGAACCCATCAACTCGAATCATCATAAATATCAACCTGATTGCACGTTATTCTTTCTATAGGAGGGAAGCTGATTCAATCGATCCTCCTCCCTGGGCCGTGACGTGCCATTTTTCGCCTGGGTTGAATCTGATGGATGATGTGTCGGTGCTCACCTCCCGCCATCATCCATCAGATTATTCTTTCCCCCCATTTCGGCACGAagcgccaaaaataaaaaaaagttataaaaGGACGGGCGGATGGATGAATGAACGTCTCTATCAACGGACGATgggaagaaaagaggagatcCTGCTGAGAAGGTGATGATTGCCAACTGTATACCTGGAGTCGTAGTGTCTGCACGCTGACTTGTCTCATCCGCTGGATACTCTCCTGGATGCCGTGCAACTGCCGAAGGTTGTCCTctgcaaaatagaaaaaattcaattcaattaaggATCGACAATGATATAAAACGGGAACAAAAAATTCctccattcaattttattcctAGAAAAATCCAATTGTCAATTCAACTGAaacctgaagaagaaaaaaaatccttttaggAGCGCCAGACGCCGTCaaaatgaacaacaacaacatcaatcgGATATCCAGGGAACTATATACCAGAATGGAAATGGAGAAATGAATATTGATAAGGAAAAAGATCGATTCGTATTGTCAGGGTCTGTATCCCCTACGACCCGTTGCAACATTTTCCATCCATGTCCCATCGTCTTCCGTTTCCAAGAGTTTAGTCCGTTTCCATCTCTCGTCTTTTGTGCCCAAACCTAAAGGGgcgcactactactactactactcctacAACTACTATTACTACACACTCCTTCCTTTCAGCCCTTAtacacactgtgtgtgtgtgtgtgtaaaggaGCGGAGGCATCCGCAATCCAATCGATAAGAATAAGGGAATGCCATAAGTCGGTGGGACTGCCGTTAAGGGACGAACCCAGGGCCAGGAGATAGGTAAGTAAGTACACACTATACGAGGCAATATAAGGAGCTCCccaccccaaaaaaataatattattattgtatcCAGCGCAACTACACCCGGCcagtaggaaaaagaaaagtcaaagaCGGATGAAAGGAGAAGAACTATCAAAGATATATGTGGGTGCCCAATCCTTGGGACGGGGTAGGGGCTAAaccgacaaaataaaaaggattttCGCACAATccggagacacacacacacaagtgctACTACTAACGTGTACACAGCCGTAGGGCGAAAGGTTCTTTCTCACACGTTATCGATTTTCGAAACCTTTTGGGCCAatcacaagaaaacaaaaaaatgggattCTATTCCGGcgggattattattttctcgggTAGGAATGAAATTCCATTTCAGATTTCCTGCAGTTTCAGCAGCAGCgagaacaaacaaataaacatttaGAGTCAATCCTTCCAtatttctctgtgtgtgatggaaacacacacaagacattaGCCATTAGGATCCACGGATGAGAAGATCaaggtgtttttctttttttcaaaaaatgccgAGCTCCTGTTTCTCTTTCTAAACAGAACCCACAAACTATTTCCCTCGGGGTTgttgtattctttttttggggggggaaagttacttttttctcctcttgtATAGACAACGTCGTTATTGACGTCACACACGGCTACAATCCGGCCTTTCTCTGTTTAACCTAGAAGGAGGTGGAAGGATAGGGTGTGGTGGTGTGCCAAGGTATTCCGTTAGGCCCAGTACCGTAGAACCTCCTGATCCGATCTGCAGAACCTGAAACCCAGTGGCGCTCTAATAACATCCCTTCCCATTCGCTTTCTCACAGTCTCATTACGACACATCGATCCGGTTTTACGTCGAATGAATCGAAAAATTGGACGCGTGAAAAAATTTCGTTACAACTGAATAAAagacaaatgaaaattcttCTAAAATTTTACCAGGAGCTCCTGGGAGTTACTTCTCATATTTCAGTTGAAAATTCACCTTTGAGTTTTCAATGGCCTCCCTCTTCCCTAGACTGCGACTTAAGCTGGAAATTCGATCAGCAAAATGGACGGGCAGCGGCCGTGAGAGAGACCCTTAAGTGGCCACATGCACATCTCTCTGCCtgccgcacacacacacagagagagcggAGCGACGAGATTGAAGGCAAAAAAGGAGCTGCGGATCTGTTCCACGTCGGTTAACTCACGTCCGTACCTCCGCCGTATCGATCACGACCCGtttctgtccaaaaaaaaacctgttgaCGTAAGCACatggggagaaaaaaggaaaggaaaggcTAAAGGCTTCATCATCAGAAAATGGGAAGGAAAATTGAAGGCAgcgtaaaaatataaaagatcgCGAGAGCTCCTTCCGGCCGACTGCACACACCTCCGCCGGATCCAATCACCGAAACTGTGTGGGGCTGGGCGACAcgaacttttgttttgttttcttggctGGGAAATGGAATTCTTATTGTTTTCCATAAGGATATTCCTTCCGGTTGCGGCCGGAAGAATAGCCTCCGGCCGGAAATAATGTGTCCCCAATCAcgccattttcttatttcagctGGAATTTTTACCAAATTCAATCAGCATCCAATTTTCCTTGgctaaaaagagaaagaaactttCGCTCCTATTCAGGAATCGATTattccccccctctcccctttTTGGTTGTTACTACACGTCGAAAATGTCCTTGCAGGATCTTGTAAAAACAGTCgggacagacacacacaattcAGTCGACTGTGCGTCTGTCGAGATGATCCAAACTGGAGAGACACAAGGAGGGAGAAACTAGGAACGTTTGACGTCATTGGCTGGAGCCAAGGATCGGAGCGAAGATTCAAGAGGACGACGACGTTCCCACCGGACCCCATCCGCCACCAGAAGAGGGACCCCCTCTTAGCAGCTTCTTCTTTGCTCTCGTTACTTTTGGCCCAGTCAAAGTTGAT
The sequence above is drawn from the Daphnia pulicaria isolate SC F1-1A chromosome 1, SC_F0-13Bv2, whole genome shotgun sequence genome and encodes:
- the LOC124314047 gene encoding uncharacterized protein LOC124314047 isoform X3; its protein translation is MAHYIEQEVYTSSEESGAEDSDEDIITDYLSPLDDNGNLDAGASAATSSSSPGATVAAINVAAISTRFYSTESPPSLRISAAEDMEPAGAAATDGGGTDDRMISNYATAAAAAESIPIISVTQHSPAASKAFFILEDNLRQLHGIQESIQRMRQVSVQTLRLQSQVGRRLRYGGVGAGCNWSLSCPSLSGNGGGGQGGVATGLAGHGNGNNNEADWLGATLADWDSPTPPGMAAHYWVGGDGGPSHKAGLANGSKRRRSWASPWEVDEMGLASAGGTCGITYEEAGGGGALDGVGGRTRSISLSSGDTDNEQDAAGGGGGHSSRARQAGITTSSSALSSGELKVLAGRHSTHSLNDMGFPLIPALPTKPRGMSKDGGGGGRDGDPSKWLSPRILTLQKSISTPSILAVKDGSNLTALTLSSIKNSAGGSNSASSAASATMAATIIGASVGPGASAAGMMAKETQGILMTATAAGPTSSFPRISSYTGLESETDDDSELHLNHHHHLSHDHVSSRYSLGSFVAEPGFENDDDANSSKRRKRGSIFFRKRKDKDKEKDKSKLKQPHQFVPVCHSNSQPCDVCSKSLTNKAALRCESCAITVHENSCRDQVSDCTRFKVPKSIPLGSKVSSLANLTGSGHAKLQSSHSAVGAAAFTASNASSAGSSLYYSVSSSSAATSAGLSATNNHVTAGSSANSSGGSTWSVAQSIGSTLPSSSNSSSTAATNTPASSSQTPSTPIASPLFGNSAVSKLSGLSQRSQWKRVAAKLGVNKCGAGADKDPNDPSNTPSEDQPSHATNEGDGHDTIEGVFNAADIKDLDLDPELGILDEEAEAWVGTVDKKISKKLKEKEIKRQEHIYEFIITEKHHCLTLKVMQKIFAEGMRREMRLSSETVDRIFPCLEELIEYHLQFLRRLRQRQRQESIVSTIEDILRVQFSGLLGDQLRSLYGEFCSRHQEAVSMYKEMIKEDRKFAAFARQCTLNPLCKKKGIPECILFVTQRITKYPLLIDPLIKTSREQPEECLKLQQVLGFVKDILIGVNAQVAEKERKLRLIEVYNKIDAKSATTYKNKKFKKSDLLSSNRRLMFEGVAYLNHARGKVQLVTVVVLSDVVFFLQESNQKFHFVTQDNKAGVISLQKLLVREKAGGQDTRSIYLISSNPDEPEMYELQCQNPREKRIWIDTIRAAVEQCPEDEEGNVSEGEEQRKIREAQDIKTRQLIATLREKDRQLGSLLEEKMATFCELVELLANNEDSTSSWLLLGSDSAPPKYSHLVEQGFQSAQAKETLSQAMTELCRLLGLLLSSNAAANWNLSRSVSSVGERHSDTFSMPLLPKRAETFGGFDQNGKEKGCVKKKSATDLTAVESTTTTTTNEQPASWSAQTPPVLQLNGDQQAMGLELVHNVSTLLCLLSSQATAFESLRNDFLAEIKASRSGTALTSAPFGSSSATLAKFQHKASHNQRLEELRNLQDRLSKEKAEWSRERTMQEEHISEQRKQLLKLQEQVRIENTDIQQQRENLYQKLEALRGQGILLSPNMTIVSTAPMASAVSPTSGGEDADATGGPSSPPPPNPPPNSTSLLPSPTPSSVDLGRRKTRGSNTAGMGSASAGLLKRESCSNLPLPMNLISAKNEQKAVVAAQSNTLPIKQQLPMKLAKLGAALGSAGHATGGNSNSGGSNNSSHGSPHGNVASPTGGGLVQQLLPLRLSESLEHKRASPKVPSTDPFKPKLSSSSFSPPASKSEDFVAGHSRTGSSPASIQMLSPRHHHYHHTTTTTAATTTSTASAGGNMHPPKVPDKPASLLLQQAARGSPQLPPPPGHHQHHQAQPPPKVHDPETNQEIVFL
- the LOC124314047 gene encoding uncharacterized protein LOC124314047 isoform X1 encodes the protein MAHYIEQEVYTSSEESGAEDSDEDIITDYLSPLDDNGNLDAGASAATSSSSPGATVAAINVAAISTRFYSTESPPSLRISAAEDMEPAGAAATDGGGTDDRMISNYATAAAAAESIPIISVTQHSPAASKAFFILEDNLRQLHGIQESIQRMRQVSVQTLRLQSQVGRRLRYGGVGAGCNWSLSCPSLSGNGGGGQGGVATGLAGHGNGNNNEADWLGATLADWDSPTPPGMAAHYWVGGDGGPSHKAGLANGSKRRRSWASPWEVDEMGLASAGGTCGITYEEAGGGGALDGVGGRTRSISLSSGDTDNEQDAAGGGGGHSSRARQAGITTSSSALSSGELKVLAGRHSTHSLNDMGFPLIPALPTKPRGMSKDGGGGGRDGDPSKWLSPRILTLQKSISTPSILAVKDGSNLTALTLSSIKNSAGGSNSASSAASATMAATIIGASVGPGASAAGMMAKETQGILMTATAAGPTSSFPRISSYTGLESETDDDSELHLNHHHHLSHDHVSSRYSLGSFVAEPGFENDDDANSSKRRKRGSIFFRKRKDKDKEKDKSKLKQPHQFVPVCHSNSQPCDVCSKSLTNKAALRCESCAITVHENSCRDQVSDCTRFKVPKSIPLGSKVSSLANLTGSGHAKLQSSHSAVGAAAFTASNASSAGSSLYYSVSSSSAATSAGLSATNNHVTAGSSANSSGGSTWSVAQSIGSTLPSSSNSSSTAATNTPASSSQTPSTPIASPLFGNSAVSKLSGLSQRSQWKRVAAKLGVNKCGAGADKDPNDPSNTPSEDQPSHATNEGDGHDTIEGVFNAADIKDLDLDPELGILDEEAEAWVGTVDKKISKKLKEKEIKRQEHIYEFIITEKHHCLTLKVMQKIFAEGMRREMRLSSETVDRIFPCLEELIEYHLQFLRRLRQRQRQESIVSTIEDILRVQFSGLLGDQLRSLYGEFCSRHQEAVSMYKEMIKEDRKFAAFARQCTLNPLCKKKGIPECILFVTQRITKYPLLIDPLIKTSREQPEECLKLQQVLGFVKDILIGVNAQVAEKERKLRLIEVYNKIDAKSATTYKNKKFKKSDLLSSNRRLMFEGVAYLNHARGKVQLVTVVVLSDVVFFLQESNQKFHFVTQDNKAGVISLQKLLVREKAGGQDTRSIYLISSNPDEPEMYELQCQNPREKRIWIDTIRAAVEQCPEDEEGNVSEGEEQRKIREAQDIKTRQLIATLREKDRQLGSLLEEKMATFCELVELLANNEDSTSSWLLLGSDSAPPKYSHLVEQGFQSAQAKETLSQAMTELCRLLGLLLSSNAAANWNLSRSVSSVGERHSDTFSMPLLPKRAETFGGFDQNGKEKGCVKKKSATDLTAVESTTTTTTNEQPASWSAQTPPVLQLNGDQQAMGLELVHNVSTLLCLLSSQATAFESLRNDFLAEIKASRSGTALTSAPFGSSSATLAKFQHKASHNQRLEELRNLQDRLSKEKAEWSRERTMQEEHISEQRKQLLKLQEQVRIENTDIQQQRENLYQKLEALRGQGILLSPNMTIVSTAPMASAVSPTSGGEDADATGGPSSPPPPNPPPNSTSLLPSPTPSSVDLGRRKTISGGSNTAGMGSASAGLLKRESCSNLPLPMNLISAKNEQKAVVAAQSNTLPIKQQLPMKLAKLGAALGSAGHATGGNSNSGGSNNSSHGSPHGNVASPTGGGLVQQLLPLRLSESLEHKRASPKVPSTDPFKPKLSSSSFSPPASKSEDFVAGHSRTGSSPASIQMLSPRHHHYHHTTTTTAATTTSTASAGGNMHPPKVPDKPASLLLQQAARGSPQLPPPPGHHQHHQAQPPPKVHDPETNQEIVFL